A genomic segment from Triticum dicoccoides isolate Atlit2015 ecotype Zavitan chromosome 1A, WEW_v2.0, whole genome shotgun sequence encodes:
- the LOC119352880 gene encoding uncharacterized protein LOC119352880 translates to MLLRSRAVALGPLLSNGLGQNPSGHTSEQLAQKNTQAHLYSTAPAAPPPPRSAGLPHRLAAALLLFPSPSAPNLLRRHHSLLYLQPPAAVYLQFASKSVSVFVRDNFSKTECPARTPQGFGCHKTEPLTEIPSKSPRITTFEEPSNIAPNSPEEPPPSEPATPDLRRNNIRCPNVLHLSRTITRSIDERKKRLMIVTSTKKVTKVRSCAQ, encoded by the exons ATGCTCCTTCGTTCACGGGCTGTTGCACTTGGGCCGTTACTATCTAATGGGCTTGGGCAAAACCCGTCTGGACACACGAGCGAGCAGTTGGCCCAAAAAAATACACAAGCACACCTCTACTCGACGGcaccggcggcgccgccgccgccacgctcgGCTGGTCTTCCTCACCGACTTGCCGCCGCCCTGTTGCTCTTCCCCTCCCCGTCCGCCCCCAATCTTCTCCGGCGCCACCACAGCCTCCTCTACCTCCAACCTCCTGCTGCCGTCTATCTCCAATTTGCATCGAAGTCGGTGTCCGTGTTCGTGCGGGACAACTTCTCCAAGACGGAGTGCCCAGCCCGAACTCCACAGGGATTTGGATGCCATAAGACCGAGCCCTTGACGGAAATCCCCAGTAAATCACCTCGCATCACAACTTTCGAAGAACCGTCCAATATCGCGCCGAATTCGCCGGAAGAACCTCCGCCGTCCGAGCCTGCTACACCTGACCTGAGGCGGAACAACATCCGCTGTCCGAACGTGCTACACCTGAG TCGTACCATTACGCGATCCATTGATGAGAGGAAGAAAAGGTTGATGATAGTAACCTCGACAAAGAAGGTCACCAAAGTTAGAAGTTGTGCACAATAA